The Miscanthus floridulus cultivar M001 chromosome 17, ASM1932011v1, whole genome shotgun sequence genome has a window encoding:
- the LOC136516021 gene encoding uncharacterized protein: MGKIKFYEHYVFGKHKRVKFNASVHTTKEWKVMIERQTEKKVKLLRTDNGGEFCSDAFNDYCREEGIVRHHTILLSTDVSPVGSDEEQEHVSVQVEHVDDQETEIVDNNVHDIVQHSHPVENIHEPATYTEAVVSGDREKWIFAICVYIKFVDGSPIYLLLYVDDMLIAAKSKKEITMLKKLLSSEFEMKDHGAALQCASTDENFECMSRVPYSSAVGSLMYLCGTTNACLKFGRTDKGLTGYMDSDFAADLDKRRSLIGYMFTIGGCAVSWRAIL, from the exons ATGGGTAAGATAAAGTTCTATGAGCACTATGTTTTTGGTAAGCACAAGAGGGTAAAATTCAATGCATCTGTTCATACCACCAAAG agtggaaagttatgatagaaagacaaactgaaaagaaggtaaaattgcttcgtactgacaaTGGTGGTGAATTCTGTTCGGACGCTTTTAACGATTACTGCAGGGAAGAAGGCATTGTCAGGCACCACACCATCCT CTTGTCCACAGATGTTTCACCAGTtggttctgatgaggagcaggaacatgttagcgtgcaggtggagcacgtagatgatcaggaaactgaaattgttgataacaatgttcatgATATTGTTCAGCACTCACATCCT GTTGAGAACATTCATGAGCCGGCTACATATactgaagctgttgtttctggtGACCGCGAGAAGTGGATTTTCGCTAT ctgtgtgtacattaaatttgtTGATGGGTCACCTATATATTtactgttatatgttgatgatatgttgattgctgccaagagcaagaaagaaatcactatgttgaagaaactgttgagtagtgagtttgagatgaaggatcatggtgctg ctttacaATGTGCTAGTACGGATGAGAATTTTGAGTGCATGTCAAGAGTTCcatattctagtgctgttggttctttgat gtacctttGTGGCACAACAAATGCTTGTTTGAAGTTTGGCAGGACTGATAAGGGACTCACTGGCTATATGGATTCAGATTTTGCTGCTGATTTGGATAAGAGGAGATCTCTCATAGGTTATATGTTCACTATTggtggttgtgctgtgagttggagggcaatATTGTAG